The window ATGCCGCCGTCCCGTTCATCTTCCATACCATCCGCGAACAGATGATCAAGGATGCCGCCCTCGCCGAGCAGAACAAAACGCTCACCCGCGAACTGGAGATCTCGCAGGACGAGGCACAGCGCGACTTCCTCACGGGCTGCTACAACCGGCACCAGCTCAGCGACGGCTTTGCCAAATTCTCCGCCCTCTCCTATGAGCGCGGCTTCAAATTCTCGTACGCCATCTTTGATGTCGATCACTTTAAGGCCGTCAACGATACCAAGGGACATCTCGCCGGCGACCATATCCTCAGGCAGATTGCCGACACCATCCACGAGGAAATCGACCGTCGGCATCTCTTCATCCGCTACGGGGGCGACGAGTTCATCCTCCTCGCCCTGCACTATGACCTGGCGGCGATGGTCGCGTTCTGCGAACACCTCCGCGAGATCCTCGAACACAGCCTAGGCGGCGTCACACTCAGCTTCGGCGTATCCACATGGCACGGCAGGAACGACCGTATGCGCGCCCTCATGGAGCGTGCCGACCGCGCCCTCTACCTCTCGAAGCAGAAGGGGCGCAATACCGTCTCCGGCGAGAACGAGGAAGGTGCGGCGTAGCCCCCCATCACACTCTATAGATAAAAAAAGAGCGCCGTTTCCGCAAATGGCGCTCTTTTCCATTGCATGATAGGTCGGCGGTGCATTTTGCCAATGCTGACGCGATGTGCTACAATGAAGGCGTTTTCCCGCCCCGCAAGCAGGGCGCATCCATAGAAAGCGAGGTTCTCATGTTCTGTCCCAAATGCAATAAATTCGTTCCCTCCTCCGCCAACGCCTGCCCGAACTGCGGCATCCCCATCATCACCGGGTTCTCCCCGAACTACGGCGCGGGCTTCGACCTCGGCACAGACGACAGCGAGAGCCGAAACGACGCCCCGCCGCGCCGCGTGCCGGACTCCGACCTCTACGACGAGATCCCGGACGACGAGAACGTCGTGACCGAGAATGCCGCACCCGCCGGGATCGCCGGCAAGCTCAAATCCCTGTTCGGATTCGGGAAGAGCTGAAACCACGCACACAAAAAAGGGTCTGCCACGCGAAGTACAGCTTGCGGGGCAGACCCTTTGTCTGCGGGAAATGGTGCGATTGGCGCGAGTCGAACGCGCGACCCTCTGCTTAGGAGGCAGATGCTCTATCCTTCTGAGCTACAACCGCATTTTCATGATTTTATCAAATTTAAACGGGATATGCAAGCCCCGCCCGCACACATGGCGCAGCATCACGATGCGGACCGCGTACGCCACGCACACGCAAAAAAGGGACTGCGTGTGCAGTCCCCCGTACTGTCCGCTCAGGCGAGCTTTTCCGTGTCCACCGTGCGGATCGCAATGTCCTTGATGGAGACGGGATACGCCTCACCCGCGACAATCGCCTTCTTGTCGATGACATTCTGCAGGCAGGTCGTGACCTCCGCCTTCGTGAGTCCGTCCTTCGGATCCATCAGACCGATCGTCATCTCCTTGCCGCCCGAGAGCTTCATCGTCATGCGCAGCTGTTTCTTCGTCGCCATGTGCCATACCTCCTTTCCGTTCGTGAATCATGCCGTCCTCAGTCCTCCAGAACGGCGCTGTCCGTGCGCATCACGTGACTCAGACCGTGCTTCTGGAGTTCCGCGAAACCGCGCCCGACCGTGAGCGCATCCGCATCCGCGAGGTTCGGGGCAAGACCGCTGATCGTACGGTTCTTGTAGATCGTCTTGCCGTCCGAGCCAACCCCCGTGATGACCTTGAGCGTGAGCTTGCTCGCTGCATCTTTGCGTGCCATGTGAATCAACTCCTTTCTCTTTTCATTTCGTAAGCGCCTTACACACGAATACCTGCCGCCGCGAAAAAAAGAGGGAGCCTCTGCAAAAAAAATATTTACAAACGAACATCTTTTCTATATAATACAATTCAGAAAGGAACAGGTGATTGTTTTATAGGAATCGCTGATAAAATGAAATCCGTCAGATTTGTGCAGATTTTTCGTTCGGTATCAGCGCTTCCCATAGTTTCTCGTGTCTGTACGAATCGCCAACGGCAGACAGGAGGGGCGGCAGAATCCCGCCCGCAGAAAGGAGTACGAACATGAATCGGACGAAGAGAGAACTACTCATGCAGAAACTGCCCGCCGCGACGGACATTCTCGCACTCGTACCCGAGCCCGGCGCAGACGGCGAAACCGCGACCGTCATCCATACCGCAGGCGGCGGCACACTGCGGCTTGCCGCCGCCACGGACTGCCTCGTGTCCTGCCTCGCCGCACGCGAGGACAAGGACATCCGTCTCATCCGCCGGAGCGCCGCACGTCTGCTGGCACGGCGGCGCAACATCGTCCTGCCCATCCTCTACGGATGTGTGCTCGCCCCGGTCATGGTGCGCCCCGTCCAAAAGCACGGCGGCAGGCTCGGCTACATCAACATCGCACACAGACCGCTCGTCGCCGCAGGTGGGGGCGGCACCGACCTCGCGCTCCGGAGCGGGATCGTTCTCCACTCCCTCTGGCAGCCGCCCACCGTCAAGAAGCTCGTCCACGAGGGACGCGCCGTCCACTACAAGCTCATCGTCGATGCACAGCAGCAGCTGCGGCGCGTCGAGGAGTTCGCCTAATGCTTGCAGGACCCTCTGCCCTGCGTCGTCCAAAAGCAAATCCCGATGGGACAGCTGCGACAGCGTCTCCCACACTTGCATTTTCCCCCGATTCATTGTATGATACACATACAGAACAATGGAGGATACAATATGCAAATCGCAAGCCGCTTCACCATCGCCATCCACATCCTCGTCTGCGTCGAACTCTACGGTGCGGATACGCCCATGACGAGCGAGAGCCTCGCGGGCAGCATCGGCGTGCATCCCGTCGTCATCCGCCGCATCCTCGGCCAGATGCGCCGCGCGGGGCTCATCACCGTGGCACGCGGCAGAGAGGGCGGCGCACACATCGCGCGTCCTTTGGAGGAGATTACGCTTGCCGATGTCTTTCGCGCCGTCGAGAGCATCAGCGGCGGCACACTGTTCAGCTTCCACGAGAACCCGAACCCCGCCTGTCCCGTCGGACGGAACATCCACACGATCCTCGATCACC of the Selenomonas dianae genome contains:
- a CDS encoding Rrf2 family transcriptional regulator produces the protein MQIASRFTIAIHILVCVELYGADTPMTSESLAGSIGVHPVVIRRILGQMRRAGLITVARGREGGAHIARPLEEITLADVFRAVESISGGTLFSFHENPNPACPVGRNIHTILDHHLAAIQHTMEREMEAVTLAHVMEEARERVRDSSPLHATIS
- a CDS encoding zinc ribbon domain-containing protein, with product MFCPKCNKFVPSSANACPNCGIPIITGFSPNYGAGFDLGTDDSESRNDAPPRRVPDSDLYDEIPDDENVVTENAAPAGIAGKLKSLFGFGKS
- a CDS encoding DUF1659 domain-containing protein, translated to MARKDAASKLTLKVITGVGSDGKTIYKNRTISGLAPNLADADALTVGRGFAELQKHGLSHVMRTDSAVLED
- a CDS encoding DUF2922 domain-containing protein; the encoded protein is MATKKQLRMTMKLSGGKEMTIGLMDPKDGLTKAEVTTCLQNVIDKKAIVAGEAYPVSIKDIAIRTVDTEKLA